From Thunnus maccoyii chromosome 21, fThuMac1.1, whole genome shotgun sequence, the proteins below share one genomic window:
- the LOC121888297 gene encoding probable G-protein coupled receptor 141: MNSTTTLCTTTANSTTTNSSNNSTTHGQYHPVLLAIYSVVLLIGTISLSLMMHIMKSSTTSFTSIAVLNLIFTHFIFLLTVPFRIYYYALNRWGLNPWFCKFISAMIHVHMYMSFIFYVIILITRLMTFYCKAEQVASMQKVHALLGSAVVWMVVLVTTPCVIEFYYGKDKEGDTHGEKCFHFGKNINDSVQVLNHIISTLIIVVAILLTALQANVLRVLYRKHRKGCTSQQDFGAQLKSLCFALIMVICFIPYHVFRIYYVAKISELQNLNEVFLSLTTFNCLDMLTFLGRRTCSRCFPGKIV, encoded by the coding sequence aTGAATTCCACGACAACCCTGTGCACGACCACGGCCAATTCCACAACAACCAACTCCTCCAATAACAGTACCACCCACGGACAGTACCACCCAGTCCTCCTAGCTATCTACTCTGTGGTTCTGCTCATCGGTACCATTAGCCTGAGCCTTATGATGCACATCATGAAGTCCAGCACGACTTCCTTCACCTCCATCGCTGTGCTCAACCTCATTTTCACCCACTTCATCTTCCTTCTCACTGTGCCCTTCAGGATTTACTATTATGCATTAAATAGATGGGGGCTGAACCCTTGGTTCTGTAAATTTATCAGTGCTATGATCCACGTCCACATGTACATGTCCTTTATCTTCTATGTGATCATCCTCATCACGCGCCTGATGACGTTCTACTGCAAAGCAGAGCAGGTGGCCTCCATGCAGAAGGTTCATGCACTACTTggcagtgctgtggtgtggatGGTGGTGCTGGTCACAACCCCTTGCGTAATAGAGTTTTACTACGGCAAAGATAAGGAAGGTGACACACATGGAGAAAAATGCTTCCACTTTGgcaaaaacataaatgattCCGTCCAGGTGTTAAACCACATCATAAGCACATTGATAATAGTAGTGGCCATTCTGTTGACAGCCCTCCAAGCCAATGTCCTGCGGGTTTTATACCGGAAGCATCGCAAGGGATGCACCTCACAGCAGGACTTTGGGGCTCAGCTGAAGAGCCTGTGCTTTGCCCTCATCATGGTGATCTGCTTCATTCCCTACCACGTGTTCCGGATATATTACGTAGCAAAAATTTCGGAATTGCAGAATCTCAATGAGGTGTTTCTGAGTCTGACCACTTTTAACTGCTTGGACATGCTGACCTTCTTGGGGAGGAGAACTTGCTCCAGGTGCTTCCCAGGAAAGATTGTTTGA